A genomic stretch from Desulfurococcaceae archaeon MEX13E-LK6-19 includes:
- the modA gene encoding molybdate ABC transporter substrate-binding protein, which translates to MKYTVIIIGVFIIGVIVGFALSNVINSLAREEERPVLKFFAGAAAEKPWREIIEEFEKETGIKVEAYFSGSGKVLTVLEITKDGDIFAPGSPDYMIKAIEDGVVDPNTVKIVAYLVPAIIVPKGNPKNITSLEDLAKPGVRIGIGDPETVCVGEYAVDLLKYNGLYDVVKDNIVVYAESCSKTAMLPATGAVDAIIGWHVFHYWYPDKTEIIWLKPEQIPKISYIPIGVTKFCKNIDLALKFIEFVTTSEFAKEVFRKYHYFATIEEAREYAPYAEVPEINATSG; encoded by the coding sequence ATGAAGTACACAGTGATTATAATTGGTGTATTTATTATTGGCGTGATTGTTGGATTTGCTTTATCCAATGTAATCAATAGCCTTGCTAGAGAAGAAGAAAGACCTGTATTGAAGTTCTTTGCTGGTGCTGCAGCCGAGAAGCCTTGGAGAGAGATAATCGAGGAGTTTGAGAAAGAAACAGGGATTAAAGTCGAGGCGTATTTCAGTGGTTCTGGTAAAGTCCTTACTGTCCTAGAGATAACAAAAGATGGCGATATTTTTGCTCCTGGCTCCCCTGATTACATGATAAAGGCTATTGAGGATGGTGTAGTCGACCCTAATACTGTGAAGATAGTTGCATACCTTGTGCCAGCAATAATCGTCCCCAAGGGTAACCCAAAGAATATCACTAGTCTCGAAGACTTGGCGAAACCTGGAGTAAGGATTGGTATAGGTGATCCTGAGACTGTTTGTGTAGGAGAATATGCGGTTGATCTACTTAAGTACAATGGATTATATGATGTTGTCAAAGATAATATTGTTGTTTATGCTGAAAGCTGCTCAAAGACAGCCATGTTGCCTGCCACAGGAGCTGTTGATGCTATTATCGGCTGGCATGTTTTCCACTACTGGTACCCGGATAAAACAGAGATCATATGGCTTAAACCGGAGCAAATACCAAAGATCTCCTATATACCCATAGGTGTAACCAAGTTCTGTAAGAACATAGACCTTGCTCTGAAATTCATAGAATTCGTTACAACCTCGGAGTTCGCTAAAGAAGTCTTTAGGAAATACCATTACTTCGCGACAATAGAAGAGGCTAGAGAATATGCACCCTATGCCGAGGTACCAGAGATTAATGCAACGAGTGGCTGA
- a CDS encoding MoaD/ThiS family protein — protein sequence MIKVLLIPDRKVIEFEEKELRVRDILERFDFDEDDVAVLVNNHLIEDLDYIVKEGDDVKLVRVATGG from the coding sequence ATGATTAAGGTTTTGTTGATACCTGATAGGAAGGTTATAGAGTTTGAGGAGAAAGAATTGAGGGTCAGGGATATTCTTGAGCGGTTTGATTTTGACGAAGATGATGTAGCAGTACTTGTAAATAACCACTTGATAGAAGACCTAGATTACATCGTGAAGGAAGGTGATGATGTTAAACTAGTTAGAGTCGCTACGGGAGGATAG
- a CDS encoding phosphatase PAP2 family protein produces MLKKVCYFIDYYPDLAVFISVLITSLLQAVIGNSIDVLVFAIFMMLISFAVTLPVNIIVKNMLRTKRPKNYYDHYGCVKNVFEGSFPSFHAQFAFSVATSYIVAIYFTSPESIRLLATILAILTSGVTALIVAWSRACLGVHYPVDIVGGIIIGFVTGFATAYTLVSLLKNTPMIYQIIGCMIFFASIYLLSRKARIKRASAVYINPE; encoded by the coding sequence ATGTTAAAGAAAGTATGCTATTTCATAGACTACTATCCTGACCTTGCTGTCTTTATCAGTGTCTTGATTACATCTCTACTCCAGGCGGTTATCGGTAATAGTATTGATGTCTTGGTGTTCGCTATCTTCATGATGTTGATTAGCTTTGCGGTCACACTCCCGGTAAACATCATAGTAAAGAATATGCTCAGAACAAAGCGGCCGAAGAACTACTATGACCACTATGGATGTGTGAAAAATGTGTTTGAAGGATCTTTCCCGTCGTTCCATGCGCAATTCGCGTTTAGTGTAGCAACATCATATATCGTGGCAATATACTTCACGAGCCCTGAGAGCATCCGTTTGCTTGCAACAATACTAGCAATTCTTACCTCAGGAGTAACAGCTCTAATAGTTGCATGGTCAAGGGCTTGCCTAGGCGTACACTATCCTGTAGACATTGTAGGAGGTATTATCATAGGGTTCGTAACCGGGTTTGCAACCGCCTATACACTAGTATCGCTCCTAAAGAATACGCCGATGATATACCAGATTATAGGTTGTATGATCTTCTTTGCCTCGATATACTTGCTCTCAAGAAAAGCGAGAATAAAGAGGGCGTCGGCAGTCTATATCAATCCCGAATAG
- a CDS encoding ATP-binding cassette domain-containing protein → MIKVEDLLVELKDFRLWIEELVVNDREYLVIMGPSGVGKTVLLYTLLGVIKPRRGRIIIDGVDVTHEPPEKRGITIIPQDYGLFPHMSVYDNIAYGLRARGQSEEVIKKKVIGIARTLGLEKILYRKPRTLSGGEQQRVALARALVVEPRILLLDEPFSNLDPRIKTKAMEFLKELHKKLGFTAIHVTHHLAEAVYLADKIAYIEEGELKIVATPEKFLKTEWAAPYLKEVRHLLEKVRL, encoded by the coding sequence ATGATTAAAGTAGAGGATCTGCTCGTGGAACTCAAAGACTTTAGGCTTTGGATAGAGGAACTCGTGGTTAATGATAGAGAGTATCTTGTTATCATGGGGCCTAGTGGTGTAGGGAAAACTGTTCTACTCTACACGCTACTAGGAGTGATAAAGCCGAGGAGAGGACGGATCATTATAGACGGTGTTGATGTCACACATGAGCCCCCAGAAAAGAGAGGAATAACTATTATACCACAGGACTATGGGTTATTCCCACACATGAGTGTTTACGATAATATAGCTTATGGGCTTCGTGCACGAGGGCAAAGCGAGGAAGTAATCAAGAAGAAAGTAATCGGAATAGCACGTACTCTTGGTTTGGAGAAAATACTCTATAGAAAACCACGTACATTATCTGGTGGTGAACAGCAACGTGTAGCACTTGCTAGAGCACTAGTAGTAGAGCCCAGGATACTATTGCTTGACGAGCCCTTCTCTAACCTGGACCCTCGGATAAAAACAAAAGCCATGGAGTTCCTCAAGGAACTCCATAAGAAACTGGGTTTCACAGCAATTCATGTGACTCATCACCTAGCAGAAGCGGTATACTTAGCCGACAAGATAGCCTACATAGAGGAGGGAGAACTAAAGATCGTTGCAACACCAGAGAAATTCCTCAAAACAGAATGGGCTGCACCATACCTCAAGGAAGTAAGGCATCTTCTGGAAAAGGTAAGGCTTTAG
- a CDS encoding ABC transporter permease produces MSKKFYRFESFFLTIAVLSSITILFLLAPIIALFLMMDPMVFEKALFKDRVLAEEAWAAFYRTMLAATLSSILLLVIGIPLAYILARKDFPGKNILEGLIDIPLMIPHAVAGIMILVAYSRRGLFSSVTSTLGIPIADSFWGIVAVMLFVSAPIMIDTVKVGIQDVDPMYEYIARSLGASPWRVFFTVTLPISFHSIIAGFILSWARAVSEVGAILIVAYYPKTINVLVIEWFNTYGLQYAIALSIVLVVVSLILFTLLRMVVTRR; encoded by the coding sequence ATGTCTAAGAAGTTCTATAGGTTTGAATCGTTTTTTCTGACAATAGCGGTTTTATCATCTATAACAATACTGTTCCTCTTGGCACCAATTATCGCATTGTTCCTCATGATGGATCCCATGGTATTCGAGAAAGCCTTGTTTAAAGACCGTGTTCTCGCGGAAGAAGCTTGGGCTGCATTCTATAGGACTATGCTTGCTGCAACACTCTCATCAATACTACTCTTGGTCATCGGTATTCCACTAGCATACATTCTCGCCAGAAAGGATTTCCCAGGCAAGAATATACTCGAGGGGCTAATCGATATCCCGCTGATGATACCCCATGCTGTAGCTGGTATAATGATTCTTGTGGCATATAGTAGACGCGGCTTGTTTTCATCAGTAACAAGCACTCTGGGGATACCTATTGCCGATAGTTTCTGGGGTATAGTGGCGGTAATGTTGTTCGTCTCAGCACCGATAATGATTGATACAGTTAAGGTGGGCATACAAGACGTTGACCCCATGTACGAATATATAGCTAGGAGCCTCGGTGCAAGCCCATGGAGGGTCTTCTTCACTGTAACACTCCCGATCTCATTCCACAGCATTATAGCAGGGTTCATACTATCGTGGGCTCGTGCAGTAAGCGAGGTAGGCGCTATACTGATAGTAGCGTATTATCCAAAAACAATCAACGTTCTTGTCATAGAATGGTTTAACACCTATGGACTCCAGTATGCTATAGCTTTATCAATAGTACTGGTAGTAGTCTCGCTCATCCTGTTCACACTATTAAGAATGGTGGTGACGCGTAGATGA
- the wtpA gene encoding tungstate ABC transporter substrate-binding protein WtpA, with amino-acid sequence MLIIAIAIALIAGIAIAYFMWFMGEEKTLKIFCAGSLRIPLQKLAAIYEKEYGVKVHIEASGSVEAVRKITDLGKTADVLAVADYTLIKKYMIPDYASWYVVFATNEVVLAFTNTSKYADELREHPDKWYEILAREDVKWGFSDPNKDPCGYRSVAVIVLASMYYNDPSILGLITNKTNIKVEISNNTAIVTVPANLQVYADDLMIRPKSVDLISLLESGVLDYAFEYKSVAVQHNLSYIELPKEINLSDPSLEQVYNRVTVKILVGTDDERSILIKTITYGATIPLNAENRDLAIKFIKLLLSDTGREIFNSLGQPFLEKPIFYGDVPEELKG; translated from the coding sequence ATCCTAATAATAGCTATAGCAATAGCCCTCATAGCGGGCATTGCTATCGCCTACTTCATGTGGTTCATGGGTGAAGAGAAAACCTTAAAGATCTTTTGTGCAGGCTCGCTGAGAATACCATTACAGAAACTAGCAGCAATTTATGAGAAAGAATATGGTGTTAAAGTACACATAGAGGCTAGTGGTAGTGTTGAAGCTGTAAGGAAAATAACCGATCTAGGTAAAACAGCTGATGTCCTGGCTGTAGCCGATTATACTCTCATAAAGAAATACATGATCCCTGATTATGCTAGTTGGTACGTCGTGTTCGCTACAAACGAGGTAGTCCTAGCGTTCACGAATACGTCGAAATACGCTGATGAACTAAGAGAGCATCCAGACAAATGGTATGAGATCCTGGCACGAGAAGACGTCAAATGGGGTTTCTCAGACCCCAATAAAGACCCCTGTGGCTATCGTAGTGTAGCGGTTATAGTGCTTGCCAGCATGTACTATAACGACCCATCGATACTTGGTCTCATAACGAATAAGACGAACATAAAGGTAGAAATATCGAATAACACGGCAATAGTCACCGTCCCGGCTAATCTCCAGGTATATGCAGATGATCTCATGATTAGGCCTAAGAGTGTTGACCTGATTTCACTGCTTGAAAGCGGCGTGCTTGATTACGCTTTTGAGTACAAGAGTGTTGCCGTGCAACACAATCTCAGCTACATAGAGCTGCCTAAGGAAATAAACTTGAGCGACCCATCACTAGAACAAGTCTACAACAGGGTAACAGTAAAGATTCTTGTTGGCACAGATGACGAGAGAAGCATATTAATCAAGACAATAACATACGGAGCCACAATACCTTTAAACGCTGAAAACAGGGATCTAGCAATAAAGTTCATTAAGCTACTGCTCAGTGATACAGGAAGAGAGATATTCAACAGCCTAGGACAGCCTTTCCTCGAAAAGCCGATATTCTATGGTGATGTACCAGAGGAGCTCAAAGGCTAG